A DNA window from Melanotaenia boesemani isolate fMelBoe1 chromosome 6, fMelBoe1.pri, whole genome shotgun sequence contains the following coding sequences:
- the stmn1b gene encoding stathmin 1b isoform X1 — translation MESCAGKYIQVKELNKRASGQAFEVILSPSTPDAKVDFPLSPNKKKETSLDEIKRKLEAADERRRSHEAEVLKHLAEKREHEKEVIQKAIEESCNFSKLAQEKLNQKMEANKENRTARMAALNEKFKEKDKKLQEVRKNKESIKETEN, via the exons ATGGAAAGCTGTGCtggtaaat ACATCCAAGTGAAGGAGCTGAACAAACGTGCATCAGGGCAAGCGTTCGAGGTCATCCTGAGCCCCTCGACCCCAGATGCCAAGGTGGACTTTCCATTGTCCCCcaacaagaaaaaggaaacatcaCTGGATGAGATTAAGAGGAAACTGGAAGCTGCAGATGAGAGACGCAGG AGCCACGAAGCTGAAGTGCTGAAACATTTAGCAGAGAAACGAGAGCACGAGAAAGAGGTCATCCAGAAGGCCATAGAAGAAAGCTGCAACTTCAGCAAGCTGGCACAGGAGAAACTCAATCAGAAGATGGAGGCTAACAAAGAGAACCGCACGGCACGGATGGCAGCTCTCAATGAAAAGTTCAAGGAGAAG GACAAGAAGCTTCAAGAAGTGAGGAAGAACAAGGAGTCaattaaagaaactgaaaactaa
- the stmn1b gene encoding stathmin 1b isoform X2, translated as MESCADIQVKELNKRASGQAFEVILSPSTPDAKVDFPLSPNKKKETSLDEIKRKLEAADERRRSHEAEVLKHLAEKREHEKEVIQKAIEESCNFSKLAQEKLNQKMEANKENRTARMAALNEKFKEKDKKLQEVRKNKESIKETEN; from the exons ATGGAAAGCTGTGCtg ACATCCAAGTGAAGGAGCTGAACAAACGTGCATCAGGGCAAGCGTTCGAGGTCATCCTGAGCCCCTCGACCCCAGATGCCAAGGTGGACTTTCCATTGTCCCCcaacaagaaaaaggaaacatcaCTGGATGAGATTAAGAGGAAACTGGAAGCTGCAGATGAGAGACGCAGG AGCCACGAAGCTGAAGTGCTGAAACATTTAGCAGAGAAACGAGAGCACGAGAAAGAGGTCATCCAGAAGGCCATAGAAGAAAGCTGCAACTTCAGCAAGCTGGCACAGGAGAAACTCAATCAGAAGATGGAGGCTAACAAAGAGAACCGCACGGCACGGATGGCAGCTCTCAATGAAAAGTTCAAGGAGAAG GACAAGAAGCTTCAAGAAGTGAGGAAGAACAAGGAGTCaattaaagaaactgaaaactaa
- the serinc2l gene encoding serine incorporator 2: MGACLALCSLASCASCLCGSAPCLLCGCCPSSNNSTVTRLVFSFFLLLGTMVSVIMILPGMETQLRKIPGFCQGGTTIPGIDNHVNCDVIVGYKSVYRMCFAMACFFFFFSAIMIRVRNSKDPRAAIQNGFWFFKFLILVGITVGAFFIPDGTFHTVWFYFGLVGSFSFILIQLILLIDFAHSWNKIWVENAEETGNKCWFAGLLSFTVLHYALAFTAVVLFYVYYTQTDDCTEHKVFISLNLIFCIIISIVSILPKIQDVQPHSGLLQASLISLYTMYVTWSAMTNNPNRKCNPSLLSLVSNVSTTVTSGDSPPGPVQWWDAQGIVGLIIFLFCTLYASIRSSSNAQVNKLMQTEEGRGSGGEGVVGEDGIRRAVDNEEEAVSYSYSFFHFHLCLASLYIMMTLTNWYQPDTTMQSMQSSMPAVWVKMSSSWLGLGLYLWTLIAPVIFPDRDFS, encoded by the exons ATGGGGGCTTGTTTGGCCTTGTGTTCGTTAGCTAGCTGT GCCTCCTGTCTGTGTGGCTCAGCACCATGTCTTTTGTGTGGCTGCTGTCCCTCCTCCAATAACTCAACGGTCACACGGCTGGTGTTCTCTTTCTTTCTACTGCTGGGAACCATGGTGTCCGTCATCATGATCCTTCCTGGAATGGAAACACAGCTTCGCAAA atccCAGGATTTTGCCAGGGAGGAACAACCATACCTGGAATTGACAACCACGTTAACTGTGATGTCATTGTGGGCTACAAGTCTGTATACCGTATGTGCTTTGCCATGGcatgcttcttctttttcttctctgccaTAATGATTCGCGTCCGTAACAGCAAAGACCCACGTGCAGCTATTCAAAATGG gttctggttctttaaaTTTCTGATTCTCGTTGGGATTACAGTGGGAGCCTTTTTCATCCCTGATGGAACATTTCATACTG TGTGGTTTTACTTTGGATTGGTGGGATCTTTCAGCTTCATTCTAATTCAGCTTATCCTCCTCATCGACTTTGCACACTCCTGGAACAAGATCTGGGTAGAAAATGCTGAGGAAACTGGCAACAAATGCTGGTTTGCAG GACTGCTGTCTTTCACTGTCCTCCACTATGCGCTGGCTTTCACTGCTGTGGTTCTTTTCTACGTTTACTACACACAGACGGACGACTGCACAGAGCACAAAGTCTTCATCAGCCTCAACCTTATCTTCTGCATCATCATCTCCATTGTCTCCATACTACCAAAGATACAG GATGTACAGCCTCACTCTGGTCTGCTCCAGGCTTCGCTCATCTCTCTTTACACCATGTACGTCACCTGGTCTGCAATGACCAACAATCCAA ATCGCAAGTGCAACCCCAGCTTGTTGAGTCTGGTCTCAAATGTCAGTACCACTGTAACATCTGGTGACAGCCCTCCAGGACCGGTGCAGTGGTGGGATGCTCAGGGCATTGTTGGTTTGatcatcttcctcttctgcACCCTCTATGCCAG caTCCGCTCGTCCAGCAATGCCCAGGTGAACAAGCTGATGCAGACAGAGGAGGGCAGAGGGTCAGGCGGAGAGGGCGTGGTCGGAGAGGACGGCATACGCAGGGCTGTTGACAATGAGGAGGAAGCAGTCAGTTACAGCTACTCCTTTTTCCACTTTCACCTCTGTTTGGCCTCCTTATACATCATGATGACTCTTACAAACTGGTACCA accAGACACCACCATGCAGTCAATGCAGAGCAGTATGCCAGCCGTGTGGGTGAAGATGAGCTCCAGCTGGCTGGGTCTCGGACTCTACCTGTGGACCCTCATCGCACCTGTTATCTTCCCTGACAGGGATTTTAGCTGA